GGTTTAATAGCATATTTTAAATCGTTCAGTATTTTGTACATGTAATATGGAGATTAGGACATGATTGATTGTATGTAACACCGTGCGATACAGTTATTTTAGATTTTCTCACTTCTTGATGTGCTATGCTATATAAGAGAGAAGGACAATCTGATCATTGCCTTCTAATGTTTCGAATGTTCATTAAAAGTTTGCGTTCTTGAGTTAATTGAAACAAATGCTTATTGCTTTAATTTTCTTGCAGAGTGCCCTACCACAAAGAGGTGGTGAAGTTAATTTGACTTTGGGGGGTATTGACTTGAACAATTCTGGAAGGTGTGGATAACCATTGTATATTTTCTATTATGGTTTGTCACAAATGTCTTGCTTATAGTTCCTCTTGTTTGCAGTGTTGTTGTTAGAGAAGATAAAAAGTTGCTGACTGTGTTGTTTCCTGATGGGCGTGATGGACGGGCTTTCACTCTTAAGGTGTATCATGTGTAATTGACTATTGTTTCGGCTATTATTTTAGGTATTTGTTTCTCTGGACATATTTGAATTCAAGATGCTAATACCTTGTTACTTGCTAAATTCAGGCAGAGACATCAGAGGATTTGTATGAGTGGAAGACAGCTCTAGAACATGCCCTCACACAAGCACCAAGTGCTGCACTTGTCATGGGACACAATGGGATTTTCCGAAGTGACACAACTGATACAATTGAAGGGTCATTCCATCAATGTTTGTTCCCCGTAGTTTCttcttaaatttatttgatgTTCATCATTCCTTTTTGACCTATTCTTCTGcatttcttttacttatttttgttagatttttgcATTCTTCTTAGGGAGAGACAAACGCACTGCTAAATCATTGGTTGTTGGAAGACCAATTTTGCTTGCGCTTGAAGATATTGATGGGAGCCCATCATTCCTAGAGAAAGCTCTGCGATTTCTTGAGAAGTTTGGTAAATgatgattttaaattaattattacttaTGTTACTTGAGCTGTTTTTTCCACTGATGGAAAGTGAAGTTTTTCTCATGTACAGTTGTCTAGAAAACTGTATTCTTAATCTTTGGAATTGGTTTTGTTAAGCATCCAGAGGTTATATTCTTGTGATCTTAACATTAGGGAAGCTGCCTGACCATCCATTTTGTTAGCGCTTAGGAGTACAAGCTTTATGTAGTAAAACTGTATGCTTCTGTAAGTATCTGTGTTATTTATGTTTTCTCTTTGCATGCTATTAGATTGCAAATAGTCTGAAAGAAGTGGTTGTGTGGCTTTGGGCTGTCACCCATGCATGCACAAATAATCAGATTGCAATTCCTGTAAAATCGGTGTTGCTTTAAGCGAAATTACTTAGGAGTAAAATGAAACTGGCAATATAAATCCTTTttactcctttttcttttcccacttGGCTGCTGACTTTTTATTGTGTAACATGGGGTCCTAGGCCTCCCCGTGTGTAGAAAATTAAGATCCTTTAGCAGTTTGCTTTTTCAGTTGTAATGCGAAATTTTGATGAACTTAGGGGAAAGTTTTGCACAAACATCCTtttgataatatattattttttacctCATTCTATGTTAGATTTTCTGAGCTGTCATCTTGGAAGAACAAACTGGGAAATTTCCGAAAAAAGTTGCATTTTTTTCCTTCAAGTTAGAGTAGTCAGGATTTGTATTTAAACTTCATGAGCTGGTTGAGCTTGTTAAACTTAGTACTAGCGGAAGAACAAACTGGGAAATTTCTTGCTTCtttattactattttcttttCACTTATAATATTGTTTCTGCAACAGGAACTAAAGTTGAGGGAATTCTGCGTCAGTCTGCAGATGTTGAGGAGGTTGATCGCAGAGTTCAAGAATATGAACAGGGTATCTCTTCATTTCAAATTGATTGTTGTTTTAGCATATCTGCATATTTGTATATCtgggtctcaattattcaattgcCTTCTTACATGTCATCTTTTCATAACATAGGCAAGACTGAATTTGGTTCTGATGAGGATGCTCATATTGTGGGGGACTGTGTAAAGGTAGCATTGTCAGTCATTATATCATTTATTATCCGATTCATGTTCATATTCCTTAGTCATGAAAGTTGTTTGATCCACAGCATGTTCTAAGGGAGCTACCCTCATCCCCAGTTCCTGCATCCTGCTGTACTGCATTGTTGGAGGCTTACAGTATGTTGAACCCTTTGCTTTCTTATTTCCACGTTTTCTCTGAATGTGtgctttttttaaaacaaattctatAATACCTCCTTAAGATGTGTGTATTCTTGGGGAAAAATTTGGTGCATTATATGTATAGTTAAAGCAAAAAGTACAATCTTGGCTTATGAAGTTATGATGCTTCATGTGCTCGCTTTACCCTGTACCTGCTATACTGtataaatatatcatattcatTATGTTAAGCATAAAGTTCTGTCCCCATAGCATTAGTTAACTGTCAAAAGCATAAAGTTCTGTCCCCGTAGTACTTTGattctttttgtttcttcataATTGTATTAGAGGAAACATCTCTGTAATAGTTAATACTGTTGCTTTCTGTTTTCATTGGATAAGAAATTGATCGGAAGGAAGCTCGGATAAGTGCAATGTGCTCTGCGATATTTGAGACATTTCCTGAACCAAACCGTCGCCTGTTACAAAGGTACATCTCCCTGTCACTTTCTAACATTACATGTTTTACTTTTTCCCACATATTTGCTTCTGTTGAGCTTTATGGTGTTCCTGTGATTAAAATTTCTTATGattgagtttttaattttttgaaaactatgcattttataaaataaatatttgtttttgttatttatttatttgataatgtgAACACTACATGAATGGTAGACATCTTGTTGACATGAGACATGAATGCAGAAAAGATTATTTTCCTGATCTCACTTTCTTTGATAAGAAAGTATGGCATTTTCGGGGGCAGTGGATTGATTGAAGTGATTTTCAGTTTCGCCAACATTTtagtaatatatttatatttctgAAGTTGTTAACTTGATATGCATCATTTTGTAGGATTCTGAAGATGATGCATACAATCTCATCCCATTCTAATGAGAATCGAATGACTCCATCTGCTGTAGCTGCTTGCATGGCCCCCTTGCTTTTACGCCCTTTATTAGCTGGTGAATGTGAGTTGGAGGATGACTTTGATGCTACTGGTGATAATTCTGCGCAGCTTCTTGCTGCTGCAAATGCTGCTAATAATGCTCACGCCATCATTGCAACCCTTTTGGAGGAGTATGAGAATATTTTTGATGTAAGATGCTACCAGCTTCATTGTTGTTTAATATGGGATATCAATCTAAATGCTTTATGATTTCTTATGCTgagtgtattttttttttaattgctaaAATTGCTTTAGAATCATTCATACCCAAGCCCGTATTCAAATAATATATCgtgaaaatgaaattatttatacttggaATTATATCATAAACATTTATAGCCGTTTACCTCTTATTTGAATGAGTTTAGTAATAGTAACAAGCTAGTACAACCGCAGTAAATGCGATGGCAGTGTTATTTCATGAACTATTATTTGATCCTTGTTTCTTATGATTGCTAAGATTTCTTTCTCATAATTATAGTTTTAAATATTGTTAAGCTTTGCAATAAACCTGTACACTAGAGCTCCTTTCATATGGCCTATTTGTGtgattatttttgttgtttcagGATGAAAATCTACAAAGATGTTCTATATCAGCTGATTCTCGGGTTGAAAATAGTGGTAGTGAAGATTCGAGTGATGATGAAAATCCAGATATGAAAGACAATGGCTACCATGATGCAGAAAATGAAGCCAGTCCGGACACAGATGAAGATCCTTCACGTGTTCTCAGTGGGAAATTAAGTGAAAGCAGTGGTTATGCGGGCAGTGATCTCTATGACTGCAAGGTTCCTTTTATCCCCTTTctctaaaataaaaacaacatcAATGGCTGCACACTTGAATTGTCAACCGGTTAGGGGCCTGGCCCGCTGGATTTGGAAATGACTCTTTAGTCCCAATTCTGGCCTGaggatattgttatttttttatattaacaaataaagttatttaatttaaaattcgaATGGCTGGTTGCTGGGCCATGTCAGACCTGGCTAAGGTTAGCTCACGTTTTCATTATGTTAGCTTGACCCATCCCATGGAAACCTTTGCACAAACATGCAATGACTTACAGGAGAACTATTATGATGTTGCAATGATCAATGTTAAGAAATGACATCTGGATATCTTGGATGTGGAAAGTAGTTAAGAATTATTTGATGTGTTGGACTTGGGAAGTTGATGGGTTTCATACGTAATAACATTTGATCTTCTTGTTCTGTTGTGCATCCTCTACTGCTGGGAATCATTCATATTGATTCTTTGAGATTCTCTTTCATGCCATACAAACAAGAAGTATCTGGGCTTGTGATTATCCatgaagatgtggaagtgctTCTATTCATAGAATTTGAGTGATTTCATCTGGAGTGTGTAGTTTTTAGATGGCTTCATTTGATGATAATTTCAAAGAGGATAAACTGAAAATCCATGAAGATATGGAAGGGCTTACTATTCATAGAATTCGAGTGATTTCAGCTGGAGTGTGTAGCTTTTAGACGGCTTTATCATTTGATGATAATTTCAAAGAGgataaattgaaaaagaaatatcTCTATGTCATGAAAAACAGTGAGGATTAATTAGTAGAACTTCAGGTAAATAGTTTCATAACATAAACTGTATTAATCATGTTTTGTTGCCttaagaaggaaaaagaaaagagtttgtaAAACCTTATGTATTGGAAAGCATTTCCCTTCTAGGGTTTTTCTGCTGCACGCTAAGCTTTAGCATGATAAAGGACCGAATATTGAATGAAATAAACCTTCACGTTTTTGTGTTATAGGTTGTTGGAGAACTTGAGTGATAATCCCTTAACTAATCCATTTTCTGTGTACAGGCATTTGGGGATGATGGTTCAGATGTTGTGTCCCCTAGAAACAATAATACTCAGGCTGAGAGTTCAAGCTTATCTGCAGACCCATTGCAGATGAGAGATCCTGACCCTCAACTGGAGGAACATGGCAGGCAAGATAAAGGAAATGAAAATCCAATCAATGAGATAGATGTTCCAAGTGTGTTACCTACTGGTGAATCTTACCGATCAATGGGTGAGATTCTGTCTTCAATGCATCCTGGCCATCCTGTATCGGTGCCTGGACTTGAATCTTCTACTGAGAAGCCAGTTGGTAAAGCTAGAGGCTCCAGTATTAATTCAAAGAGATCTACATTTTGGGGAAGAAACAATGTGAGTTACCATTTTGTGATGCATTATGTAATTGCAAGGATCTCTCAGTTACATGCACTAGACATGTCACGTTTATCCAAGCACTTTCTGAATTGATTTTAATATGGTTGATTAACGTAGGTAAGATCTATGTCTTGATAAACTTTCCTACGAAGGagatgagaaaaaaatttatcTTTGAAGCAGTCTTAAGAAAAACGCTTTATTGTTCTTGCATCATTGCTTTGTGCTCCATTGCTGCATTCTAGGATTTTCCATCACACAAGTCATGGTTtagtttctttcattttcttttatcgTTTTTGATAAACCCTGCTTATAGAGGTTAACAAACAAACATGCACCTACAACTTCAAGGCCATAAGTATTCCATCATTCAATAGATAAAGCTCCAAACTATCCAGACATTGCATTTATTGTTCTCAGAATGTTTGTGGGTCATTTAGGTTCAACACATAATGAAGGAGacaagaaaaaattatttttgaagaaGTGTTTTATTGTTCTAGTTTCATCGCTTTGTGTTTCAGTGCTGCATTCTAGGATTTCCATCACATGACTcacaatttattttctttccttttcttttattgtttttaacAAACCCTGCATGCAAAGCTTAACAAACAAACATAGCGCTTACAATGTTGAGGCCATAAGTATTCCATCATTCAATAGATAAAGCTCCAAACCATTCAGACATTGCGTTTATTGTTCTAGGTTTAATGTTTGGGGGTGGTTTAGCTTCAACACATATCAAACTCAGTTCACtggtttctttcatgtaaaaatttgCTCTTAGAGGATTCTTTGGGCCCTGGACTTATTTGGAAGGCTGCTCGTTTTCATGGAATCAAATAGCATAAATGATTGCTGCATCAGCTAGCAAAGAAATGTTAATGAAAATCCTCTCTTGTCTTAGAAATTGTATTTGAATGACTTGCATATCTGACTCTTCTGGGTCTGGACTTATTTGGAAGGCTGCTCATTTTCATGCACTCAAATAGCAAATATTACTGTTGCATCAACTAGCAAAGAAATGTTAATGAAAATCCTCTCTTAGAAATTGTATAATTTACATATATGACTGGCTTTGATAATCTGCAATCTTATATTTGGACTATATAACAGAACAAGCCTATTTCTACAATCTATTACTGCGCTCCTCAGTAAAGCATATGTGCATCTTGAATGTTGTACCTTACTTTGCTGGTGGATGTATATGTGCTTTGGTTTTTTTGCGGAAATGCAATGAGATGCTTTACTTATTTTTACAGTTTCTGTTGACAGAGGCAAACCATACTCAATTGAATCTTCATTTGCTTTGTCATACAGGCCAGAAAGACACCATCAATGGAATCTGTTGATTCTTCTGGTGAAGAAGAGTAAGTTACTCATTACATTTATAGCTTTCTGCTTTATTATTTGGATTTCTTTTAACTAGTATCTCTGCATTTGAAAACTTACTCAGGCTTTGTGTTTTTGCAATTCTTGCTTAGCACAAGGCTGAATTTTAGTCCATCTTAAAATCTGCCTACTACTTTTAACTTGATAGTGTTGCATGATGCCATTTTGTTAAAACAGTGCAGTTGAGTTCTTATATTGAAATTGTCTAAAAATATCTTTTACATCTGATGTATTTGGTGTTTTTTCTTCTAGGCTTGCTATACAGAGGCTTGAAATCACTAAGAATGACCTACAACATCGTATTGCAAAAGAGGTAAGCACTACCTTTTTGAAATCATAGTATGCTTGACCAGAGAAATAGATTTTGTCTCCACTGAcagattgcttattatttttgtAGGCTAGAGGAAATGCAATCTTACAAGCTAGCCTGGAAAGAAGAAAACAAGCGTTGCATGAACGTCGCTTGGCACTTGAGCAAGATGTATTTCTTTCTTACCTATTTTTATTCCTTAGATATTAGTATTACATGTTCGGCAAGGAATTGAGTCTTAGAAATTTCTTGTTTGTGATCATTTTGGATTAGTACTATGTGCTTTACTTAGGCCCTTTTCTAtatatttctttgtttgctttagtGAGGAATTAGTTCTATATATTTTGCCTTATTCTAATTATTCTATTGGAGGAGGTCTTAAAATTTTCTGGATACTAACAACACAACAGGCTCATGAAGTTGCAAATTTCTGCAGTTGTTCCTTACATACATCCAATAAAAAATGCCTTTGGCAAGTGAGGGTTTTTGAACTGATAAAAGCTGCTTAGAAGATTGGATGAAAATCACTCTGCAGATGGTCACGCTAGGCGATTTTGTGGCTTGCATTTACCGAAAAATAGTTATACTTTGAATTTATTTTCTGCAACTATGCATGCACAGAACAATTATGAGGGTAATAGTTTGGATACTGTTTGAACTAAAAGTATTGTGCAGAATCTCTAACTGTGAACAAACATCAATCTTCTTTCTTTCCAAGAAatgatttttcttgaaaattatgTTCCTAAATTTGTGTTCCTACTTACCTTTAAATTACTATGTAGGTCTGTAGATTGCAAGAGCAGCTACAAGCTGAAAGGGATCTTAGAGCTGCCCTTGAAGTTGGATTGAGCATGTCAGCAGGACAATTTCCTAGTTCCCGTGGAATAGATTCCAAGGTTGGTACTGATTTCAAGAGAATCgttctttttttataaatttagcaTTCCTCATTCTTATAACTTAAATTGATGTAAAGACGAGGGCTGAGCTTGAGGAGATTGCTCTTGCCGAAGCTGATGTGGCTAGATTGAAGCAGAAAGTTGCAGAACTCCACCAGCAGCTGAATCAGCAACGGCAGCATCATTATGGTTCCATATCTGATGCATGTGACCATTACCGACATGTCCAAAATCATAATTCTCAACAGTGAGTTATTGGAATCTTTCTGTTCATTTGATTCCTAAGCTTTCTCTGTCTAAACTTACTAGCATTGCATGGCAGATTCATAAGGTTGTAATGATTGATATCTAGGAACCAATTGAAGTACGCATTTCAGTACTGGATTAAGATTTCAAATTTCCTATCACCTGACTTGTTTCCAAATGTTAGTTCCTTGCATTAGGAGTTATCTTTCGAGCTCCCTCTTGAGGATCTGAAACCCAACATATAATTTTAGTCAAGGTCTTTTTGAAGTTCTTTGGCTGTCAAGGTGAATTCAAGCCCTTAAGAAGATGGACTTCTTATATATCTTGAAAAATAGACTTTCTTATAGGCAGATCTTGTTGAGTGTAGTGTGGGAGGAGAGCCATCTTTGTGCTAGCTAATTACTGATTAGGCTTGGTTTGATGTTTGGAAGGGATGTGGTTACTACCAGatgtttttcgaaaaaaaaaaaaaacaaatctcgGAGAGGAAGAAGTCTTTTACTGGATGGGTatgaatggttttttttttgaagtggTAGTTATTACATCTAATATGGTGATTTTGAAGGGTTTCTACTGATTGATgatttatatattgtttttatcattttttatgaactttttactAGGCATTCTAGAACTACCCAAAATGGTAAACAGTATATGTTTATAATATTTGTCTGCTGAAGAGTTGAAACTCAATAATTTTAGTATGAGTTCTTTTCCTTGTGCTTaaaatgtgtatatttttgtAGGAGGTTTCTTCAGCAAGATTTTGATACAACCCTTGCTTTTGTTAATCATGAAAGGAAACAAAGAACAGAGTTGAAACTCAATAATTTTATTACGAGTTCTTTTCCTTGTGCTTaaaatgtgtatatttttgtAGGAGATTTCTTCAGCAAGATTTTGATACAACCCTTGCTTTTGTTAATCATGAAAGGAAACAAAGAACAGAGGTACGCCTTCATTATGTTTTCGGAAAAAATCCATGTGTCTTGGTTGATTGAAATGAAATTTCATTGAGGATAAATTCTAAGAATTAGATCATGTTGGCTATCATTTTACTATTTTGTTTCTCGTAGTATTAATATAAATTGGCCTAGCCCAGCCGTTTGACCTAGTTTAATTGGGACATTGAAGGCTGTTAGTCCTTTTTATGTACTTCTTGGACATGAAAACGATCATAATGTTTGTTTGTCATTATTGTTGGAATGTTGATGAGCCAATACTGctgaattgtatatatgtgtttgtACATGAGTACCTGTGTTTCACCTTACTGAGGATACCTTTTTGTAGGGGAATATAGTTAGGGCTGTAATCAGCAAACCTGAGCTCTAATATCGTGAAGCTTGAGCTCAACATGAAACTTAGCTCAAGCTTGGgataaatcaaaatattcaagCTTGCTTGATTACTCAATTTACATGCTCGTGCTCGAATTAAGCTTTTCAGTGTACAAATTTCTTGGGCTATTTTTCCCCCTTGACCAAACTTTGTTTCATTAAGGTTATACTTATTTTCAAGTAGTAAGCCATTTTCTCTGGAGATGTTTTCTCTGCATGTAAAATTGACTGATGCTTGTTCTAACTTATGTTTGCCATGGATTAAGGAGTTTTATTGGTGATGATAGTGAAAGTTAACTGATGATGAGCACAGAACAGTGTTAGTACTTTTAATTTTTCTGCATCAGTACCTGTGCTATGATTACCTTTGAACTTGTTATGTTTTTCTATCTCCATGTCTTCTTGGTCGTTCTAGTTCTATcactttaaatatatattgatgTTCGGTCCTCATTTTATCCACTCTAAATGTGCATTTTAAAAACTGTCTGCAGGAGAGTTTGCTAGGGCCAGACTGGAGGAATGTAAAAGGACAGGAATTGGCAGTTGGAAACAGCAGCAAGCAGCCTACACGAAAGCAATTTATGGAGTCGACAAGCTTGAGTGACTCAAAAAGTGCTGAGCTGTCCGTAAATATGTCTATGGATGAGGTTACTTCTGCCTCTATCCCATCCACTTCAAGAGCAGCAGAGGTAACACTAACTGTTTGCTTGTTTCTATTCTGTAGGTGACATATTTTTGCCTACTTTTAAAATTTGACCATTGGAAAACTAGTATCAGAATCTAATCATACGAACAATGTGGCTTATACCTGATCAACTGTTGTATAGAATAGTTAGTAGATACTGAATCTGCTATGATTTGCAGGTGATTGATTATACAAGACATCCGTCAGCAGCTTCATCAGCTCTGGTAGAATTAACAACCCATCTCGACTTTTTCAAGGAAAGGCGTTCCCAACTGATAGAACAGCTTCACAACCTTGATCTGAACTATGGAACATCCTCTCAGGAGTTTTTATACAAACCATCATCATCACCCCCTTGGAACTAACCGGTGAATCTGGAGGAGCAACGTTGTCTCGTGTTGTTGTACATCCTAATTTGTTGCATGTAATCTCATTTCTTATCTTTTACTCTCGTTTTTTCACTTTGGTTTGTGAAGGTGATCGGAGTTGTAAtcagaatgttttaatttttttatgggaCATTGTAAAGAAAACCAGTAACATTGTGGATAGCATATGGAGCTTAGGAGGTATGCGTGTATGTATGTATCTGAACGAATATCTTTGAAGATAAAACGTTTTTCCCATTTTGAGCGCTATTTTGTATTATCATTAGAGACTGCTAACATGCATACAAAGTGGCCGAGCCTTTGTCAGCTCATTCTCTCGCGGCTTTCATTGGTAGAATTTTATCTGGTCATAGAATCATCTCTTATGGCCAAACACTCCgtcagaatttaaaaaaaaaaacttacataactCCAAATGTATATAGGTTACCAACAAAAAGATGCCTCACTATATCatagaaacaataaaaaaaattacaattagcAAGAAGCATTACTTCAAATTGTCAAACATCAAACGCCAAAAAGCCGCACCGTTAAACCATGCACAATCACCGCTCAGACTTGAGCCACCATAAGAGGAATAAGACATCACTCATCAGCCGAAAACAAATACAAATCCGGGTTTTCAGTAAATTAAGTTTCAACACCATCTTCTCTTGTTATAATCCGCCCTCAATATAGAGCTAAACAAGTTAGTATCTTCTCCTGGGACTCCTCGAGCGATGTGATCGCCCAGATCTGCAAAAATTTACAAGGTAAAAAGGTATTGTTAGGTCCCCTCGTATACTCGTTTTGCACCTAACAAGGAAAGCAGCAGTAAAAATGGTTTCAAGATTCGGGCAAGCTTGGCACTTGGCATCTAGGTTTGAGTTAAGCTGGGTTGTGCTTAGGTAGGGTAGGTTGCTTTTTGCTTCAGGTCATCTTAAATCAAGTCATTCAAATTTGGGTTGCTTCAATTCCAAGAATTAAATGGTTCAATCCATCTAACTTAAAAAGTTCAGGCGGGTTGAACGAAGATCATCCTTTcaccatttataatttatatatatttaagtatcaACCCAAACTCAGCAGCATATTAATAGAGACAAACctcaaattttttcttttgaaggCTCCAGTACTGGGCCCATTGCTAAAGGCCCAATCAACATTGATAGTCTGCGTAAGAAGTTCTATTCCATCCATCGTGGATATGGCATTCTTCGCTTCTTCAAACTTTTCATACTCAATCAATGCATATCCCTAATTTAGAAACACTCGCATTAATTTTACTTGAACAAAAATACACGATATTATGAAAAGACAGCAAAAGAATTCAAAAGTTTGTCAAAGAATAGTCATTTGTCTCTTTT
The genomic region above belongs to Gossypium hirsutum isolate 1008001.06 chromosome D05, Gossypium_hirsutum_v2.1, whole genome shotgun sequence and contains:
- the LOC107906736 gene encoding rho GTPase-activating protein 7 isoform X2, which gives rise to MSASLAAFERPRGGASNTVFKSGPLFISSKGIGWKSWKKRWFILTRTSLVFFKSDPSALPQRGGEVNLTLGGIDLNNSGSVVVREDKKLLTVLFPDGRDGRAFTLKAETSEDLYEWKTALEHALTQAPSAALVMGHNGIFRSDTTDTIEGSFHQWRDKRTAKSLVVGRPILLALEDIDGSPSFLEKALRFLEKFGTKVEGILRQSADVEEVDRRVQEYEQGKTEFGSDEDAHIVGDCVKHVLRELPSSPVPASCCTALLEAYKIDRKEARISAMCSAIFETFPEPNRRLLQRILKMMHTISSHSNENRMTPSAVAACMAPLLLRPLLAGECELEDDFDATGDNSAQLLAAANAANNAHAIIATLLEEYENIFDDENLQRCSISADSRVENSGSEDSSDDENPDMKDNGYHDAENEASPDTDEDPSRVLSGKLSESSGYAGSDLYDCKAFGDDGSDVVSPRNNNTQAESSSLSADPLQMRDPDPQLEEHGRQDKGNENPINEIDVPSVLPTGESYRSMGEILSSMHPGHPVSVPGLESSTEKPVGKARGSSINSKRSTFWGRNNARKTPSMESVDSSGEEELAIQRLEITKNDLQHRIAKEARGNAILQASLERRKQALHERRLALEQDVCRLQEQLQAERDLRAALEVGLSMSAGQFPSSRGIDSKTRAELEEIALAEADVARLKQKVAELHQQLNQQRQHHYGSISDACDHYRHVQNHNSQQRFLQQDFDTTLAFVNHERKQRTELKLNNFITSSFPCA
- the LOC107906736 gene encoding rho GTPase-activating protein 7 isoform X1 → MSASLAAFERPRGGASNTVFKSGPLFISSKGIGWKSWKKRWFILTRTSLVFFKSDPSALPQRGGEVNLTLGGIDLNNSGSVVVREDKKLLTVLFPDGRDGRAFTLKAETSEDLYEWKTALEHALTQAPSAALVMGHNGIFRSDTTDTIEGSFHQWRDKRTAKSLVVGRPILLALEDIDGSPSFLEKALRFLEKFGTKVEGILRQSADVEEVDRRVQEYEQGKTEFGSDEDAHIVGDCVKHVLRELPSSPVPASCCTALLEAYKIDRKEARISAMCSAIFETFPEPNRRLLQRILKMMHTISSHSNENRMTPSAVAACMAPLLLRPLLAGECELEDDFDATGDNSAQLLAAANAANNAHAIIATLLEEYENIFDDENLQRCSISADSRVENSGSEDSSDDENPDMKDNGYHDAENEASPDTDEDPSRVLSGKLSESSGYAGSDLYDCKAFGDDGSDVVSPRNNNTQAESSSLSADPLQMRDPDPQLEEHGRQDKGNENPINEIDVPSVLPTGESYRSMGEILSSMHPGHPVSVPGLESSTEKPVGKARGSSINSKRSTFWGRNNARKTPSMESVDSSGEEELAIQRLEITKNDLQHRIAKEARGNAILQASLERRKQALHERRLALEQDVCRLQEQLQAERDLRAALEVGLSMSAGQFPSSRGIDSKTRAELEEIALAEADVARLKQKVAELHQQLNQQRQHHYGSISDACDHYRHVQNHNSQQRFLQQDFDTTLAFVNHERKQRTEESLLGPDWRNVKGQELAVGNSSKQPTRKQFMESTSLSDSKSAELSVNMSMDEVTSASIPSTSRAAEVIDYTRHPSAASSALVELTTHLDFFKERRSQLIEQLHNLDLNYGTSSQEFLYKPSSSPPWN